The following proteins are co-located in the Cetobacterium sp. NK01 genome:
- the traT gene encoding complement resistance protein TraT, translating to MKKLLLLIVSIVIFLTGCSSVNTIVKKRNLEVQTQMSETIWLNPEFIGDKTIFVQIKNTTPKKLTIEQKIKTLLISKGYKITNDPKKANYWLQVNILKLNKEDLRNNNPAEAGLVGAGVGGALGAYNTGSVNSAIGLGLVGGVVATAADALVEDVYYAMVTDIVISEKTNKKVIIDNVNLIKQGTRGIAATTSVNSGNMNKYQTRVVSTANKVNLKFEEATPLLEVELINAISNIF from the coding sequence ATGAAAAAATTATTATTATTAATTGTATCAATTGTTATTTTTTTAACAGGTTGTAGTAGTGTAAACACAATAGTAAAAAAGAGAAATTTAGAGGTTCAGACTCAAATGTCAGAAACAATTTGGTTAAATCCTGAGTTTATAGGAGATAAGACTATATTTGTTCAAATAAAGAATACAACTCCAAAAAAGTTAACTATAGAACAAAAGATAAAAACACTATTAATATCAAAAGGGTATAAAATAACAAATGATCCTAAAAAGGCAAATTATTGGTTACAAGTCAATATTTTGAAATTGAATAAGGAAGACCTTAGAAATAATAACCCAGCAGAAGCAGGATTAGTGGGTGCTGGAGTAGGAGGAGCCTTAGGTGCATATAATACAGGATCAGTAAATAGCGCAATAGGATTAGGGCTAGTAGGAGGAGTTGTAGCTACAGCTGCAGATGCTTTAGTTGAGGATGTCTATTATGCAATGGTGACAGATATAGTAATTAGTGAAAAAACAAATAAAAAAGTTATAATAGATAATGTAAACTTAATAAAGCAAGGAACTAGAGGAATTGCTGCAACAACATCTGTAAATTCAGGAAATATGAATAAGTATCAAACACGTGTAGTTAGTACAGCGAATAAGGTTAATTTAAAATTCGAAGAAGCAACACCATTGCTAGAAGTAGAACTTATAAACGCTATATCAAATATTTTTTAA
- a CDS encoding thiazole synthase, translating to MDKLFIGGVEFSNRLITGSGKFSNYSLINEMLEKCGSEMITVALRRVDLTGKSENILKYIPQNIKLLPNTSGARTADEAIKIARIAKAAGCGNFIKIEIISDMKYLMPDNEETIKATEVLSKEGFIVMPYINPDLVVAKKLELAGAAAIMPLGAPIGSNRGLLTKPMIGILVENCKLPIIVDAGIGKPSHACEAMEMGCSAVLVDTAIATSGDPVKMAIAFNKAVQAGREAYLAKCGKISNNAIASSPLTGFLRD from the coding sequence ATGGATAAATTGTTTATTGGTGGGGTAGAATTCAGTAACCGTCTTATAACTGGAAGTGGTAAATTTTCAAACTATTCTTTAATTAATGAAATGTTAGAGAAATGTGGTAGTGAAATGATAACAGTTGCTTTAAGAAGAGTTGATTTAACTGGAAAAAGTGAAAATATATTAAAATATATTCCTCAAAATATAAAGCTTCTTCCAAATACAAGTGGAGCTAGAACTGCTGATGAAGCTATTAAAATAGCTAGAATTGCAAAAGCTGCTGGATGTGGAAATTTTATTAAAATTGAAATTATTAGTGATATGAAGTATTTAATGCCTGATAACGAAGAAACTATTAAAGCTACAGAGGTGTTGTCTAAAGAGGGATTTATTGTTATGCCATATATTAATCCAGATTTAGTTGTAGCTAAAAAATTAGAGCTTGCTGGAGCTGCAGCTATAATGCCTCTTGGAGCACCAATAGGTTCAAACAGAGGTCTTTTAACAAAACCTATGATTGGAATTCTTGTTGAAAATTGTAAGTTACCTATCATTGTTGATGCTGGAATTGGTAAACCATCTCATGCTTGTGAAGCCATGGAAATGGGATGCAGTGCTGTTCTTGTTGATACTGCTATTGCTACTAGTGGTGATCCTGTTAAAATGGCTATAGCTTTTAATAAAGCTGTTCAAGCTGGTCGAGAAGCATATTTAGCCAAATGTGGAAAAATAAGCAATAATGCTATTGCTTCATCACCATTAACTGGATTTTTAAGGGATTAG
- the thiF gene encoding sulfur carrier protein ThiS adenylyltransferase ThiF, with the protein MIKIGIAGCGGIGSNVAMNLVRAGLENFILVDFDKVEESNLNRQFFFKKQIGSYKALVLEENLKNINPNLNIDSFVEKIYEGNISNFFTNCDIIVEAFDKKEFKTLLIENYSNKYIVSANGIGGRELESVKTLTLKKLNIVGDFYSDISNYKTYSTKVMFIACIMANKILDILGGFPNEKF; encoded by the coding sequence ATGATTAAAATTGGGATTGCCGGATGTGGTGGTATTGGATCAAATGTAGCTATGAATCTTGTTAGGGCTGGTCTTGAAAATTTTATTTTAGTCGACTTTGACAAAGTTGAAGAATCAAATTTAAATAGACAATTCTTTTTTAAAAAACAAATAGGCTCCTATAAAGCTTTAGTTTTGGAGGAAAATTTAAAAAATATCAATCCAAATTTAAATATAGATTCTTTTGTAGAAAAAATTTATGAAGGAAATATTTCAAATTTTTTTACAAATTGTGATATTATAGTTGAAGCCTTTGATAAAAAAGAGTTTAAGACTCTCTTAATTGAAAATTATTCAAATAAATATATTGTTTCTGCAAATGGAATCGGCGGAAGAGAACTGGAAAGTGTTAAAACATTAACACTAAAAAAATTAAATATAGTAGGAGATTTTTATAGTGATATCTCAAACTACAAAACTTATTCAACAAAAGTTATGTTTATAGCTTGTATTATGGCAAATAAAATTTTAGATATACTAGGAGGATTTCCAAATGAAAAATTTTAA
- a CDS encoding LytTR family transcriptional regulator DNA-binding domain-containing protein, which translates to MILGIDVDNNLKIILTEIISYKYIDLRKEVKELESIDVIIIDSKTEALEEKLIEYKKRDLKIIALVGENDTREMRRLFLSNLVDDCIVRKDIFELEEYIQQLEKKDIKITAFYLFDSFKRGIYNFSEINYITYSSISRRTEFHLVNSEIFDIKKNFSEVEEKITHTNIFYKLDRGTIINLNLIEVLDFKEEIIIFKNKEFIYTSKSKLKELEDKCNLMRNKMVLGI; encoded by the coding sequence ATGATACTAGGCATAGATGTAGATAATAACTTAAAAATAATACTAACTGAAATAATTTCATATAAATATATTGATTTAAGGAAAGAAGTAAAAGAATTAGAAAGTATAGATGTAATTATAATTGATTCTAAAACTGAAGCGTTAGAAGAAAAGTTAATTGAGTATAAAAAAAGAGACTTGAAAATAATTGCATTAGTAGGAGAAAATGATACTAGAGAGATGAGAAGATTATTTTTGAGCAATTTAGTTGATGATTGTATTGTAAGAAAAGATATCTTTGAATTGGAAGAATATATACAGCAACTAGAAAAAAAAGATATTAAAATAACAGCATTTTACCTTTTTGATAGTTTTAAAAGAGGAATATATAATTTCTCTGAGATAAATTATATAACGTATTCAAGTATTTCTAGAAGAACAGAATTTCATCTTGTAAATTCAGAAATCTTTGATATAAAGAAAAATTTCTCTGAAGTTGAAGAAAAAATAACTCATACAAATATTTTTTACAAATTAGATCGAGGAACTATTATAAATCTGAATTTAATAGAAGTTTTAGATTTTAAAGAAGAGATAATTATTTTTAAAAATAAAGAGTTTATTTATACAAGTAAGTCTAAACTAAAAGAGCTTGAGGATAAATGTAATCTTATGAGAAATAAAATGGTTTTAGGAATATAA
- the thiE gene encoding thiamine phosphate synthase, with protein sequence MKNFKLPIGVYAITDSKSGKNKDFLEYCEELLKGGAKIIQYREKSRDLKKLLKEAKSLRILTKKYNAIFIVNDHLDIALLSEADGIHIGQDDLPIKDIRNLLGDDKIIGISTHNPAEARQALLDGADYIGVGPIFYTETKEDVCAPVTLEYLEFVNKNIDLPYVAIGGIKESNIQQVLFKGAKSICLVSELVGAVNTLETTKKINNIIIDWHTK encoded by the coding sequence ATGAAAAATTTTAAACTCCCTATTGGAGTCTACGCAATAACAGATTCTAAATCTGGAAAAAATAAGGATTTTTTAGAATATTGTGAAGAGCTTTTAAAAGGTGGCGCTAAAATTATACAGTATAGAGAGAAAAGTAGAGATTTAAAAAAACTTTTAAAGGAAGCAAAATCTTTAAGAATACTTACAAAAAAATATAACGCTATTTTTATTGTTAATGATCATCTTGATATAGCTCTTTTATCTGAAGCTGATGGAATACATATTGGCCAAGATGATCTTCCTATTAAAGATATTAGAAATCTTTTAGGAGACGATAAAATTATCGGAATATCCACTCATAATCCAGCTGAAGCACGACAAGCTTTACTTGATGGAGCTGATTATATTGGAGTGGGGCCTATTTTTTATACTGAAACTAAAGAAGATGTTTGTGCTCCTGTAACTCTAGAATATCTAGAGTTTGTCAATAAAAATATAGATTTACCCTATGTTGCTATTGGTGGGATAAAAGAAAGTAATATTCAACAAGTTCTTTTTAAAGGAGCTAAGTCTATTTGTCTAGTTTCTGAACTAGTTGGAGCTGTTAATACTTTAGAAACTACTAAAAAAATCAATAATATTATTATTGATTGGCACACTAAATAA
- the thiH gene encoding 2-iminoacetate synthase ThiH gives MKDILKCYESFDYNNFFNNLTISDIASIIEKSGDKILDDFEFLALLSPKASQLLEDMAIKANSITEQYFGREIHIYAPLYISNICDNECSYCGFKHSNPIKRRHLTFDEIEKEALFISKTLGIHSIILLTGESSINSVNYLKKAIKILKKYFSTVIIEVQPLSQKEYKILFETGLDGVTVYQECYNKETYSKYHLKGNKTDFFYRLETPERAAMANLRSINIGTLFGLGTPIEEAFLSGVHLKYLINKFLGSQFSISLPRIKEAYRNIKPENIVNDREFVQFLLAYRLTFPTVSINISTRESKEFRDNLLPLGVTKYSAGSVTEVGGYSLSNSSEPQFETDDHRTVNEIVNMLKLKGYQPIFKDWEGSL, from the coding sequence ATGAAAGATATTTTAAAATGTTACGAATCTTTTGATTATAATAATTTTTTTAATAATTTAACTATTTCTGATATAGCATCTATTATTGAAAAAAGTGGTGATAAAATTTTAGATGATTTTGAATTTTTAGCCTTATTGTCTCCAAAAGCTTCTCAATTACTAGAGGATATGGCAATAAAAGCTAACTCTATAACCGAACAATATTTTGGTAGAGAAATACATATATATGCGCCCTTATATATATCAAATATTTGTGATAATGAATGTAGTTATTGTGGTTTTAAACATTCTAACCCAATTAAACGACGACACCTAACTTTTGATGAAATCGAAAAAGAAGCTTTATTTATTTCTAAAACCCTTGGAATTCACAGTATTATTTTATTAACTGGAGAAAGTTCTATTAATTCTGTAAACTATTTAAAAAAAGCCATTAAAATTTTAAAAAAATATTTTTCTACAGTTATAATTGAAGTTCAACCTCTATCCCAAAAAGAATATAAAATTTTATTTGAAACGGGACTTGATGGTGTCACAGTTTATCAAGAGTGCTATAATAAGGAAACTTATTCAAAATATCATTTAAAAGGAAATAAAACAGACTTTTTTTATCGACTAGAAACTCCTGAAAGAGCCGCTATGGCAAATTTAAGATCAATCAATATAGGTACTTTATTCGGTTTAGGAACTCCCATTGAAGAAGCCTTTTTATCAGGAGTTCATTTAAAATATTTAATAAATAAATTCTTAGGCTCTCAGTTTTCGATCTCTCTTCCTCGAATTAAAGAAGCTTATAGAAATATAAAACCTGAAAATATAGTTAATGATAGAGAATTTGTTCAATTTCTTTTAGCTTATCGGCTAACTTTTCCCACGGTAAGTATTAATATTTCTACCAGAGAAAGTAAAGAGTTTAGAGACAATCTACTACCTTTAGGTGTAACTAAATATTCAGCTGGATCTGTCACAGAAGTTGGAGGTTATTCTCTTTCTAATAGTTCTGAACCTCAATTTGAAACAGACGATCATAGAACAGTTAATGAAATTGTAAATATGTTAAAATTAAAAGGATATCAACCTATTTTTAAAGATTGGGAAGGTAGTTTATGA
- a CDS encoding YczE/YyaS/YitT family protein, whose amino-acid sequence MKHELLKYLKLMIGLLLCALGVVTILNSNLGLSPWDVLNQGLNKTIGITLGEANLLVGAFVVLFSIFLKQPIGSGTIINFLLVGVFIDMYIYLDIIPKGDLLLKKIIILIVGILIFSYGCYVYISTGLGCGPRDGLMVILTKKSKYPLWKIKTCIEIVVLSFGYILGGTIGIGTVISSLCVGPLIQYFFKINSQDIKKLEHRSIISEFKILKRKVLK is encoded by the coding sequence ATGAAGCATGAATTATTAAAATATTTAAAGTTGATGATAGGGTTGTTACTATGTGCACTAGGTGTGGTAACTATTTTAAATTCAAATTTAGGATTATCACCATGGGATGTTTTAAATCAAGGATTAAACAAAACAATAGGAATAACTTTAGGAGAGGCTAATTTATTAGTTGGAGCATTTGTTGTTTTATTTAGTATTTTTTTAAAGCAACCAATTGGAAGCGGAACTATAATAAATTTTTTGTTAGTTGGAGTCTTCATAGATATGTATATTTATTTAGATATAATTCCTAAAGGAGATTTACTATTAAAAAAAATAATAATCTTGATAGTGGGAATATTAATATTTAGCTATGGTTGTTATGTTTATATATCCACAGGGTTGGGATGTGGACCAAGAGATGGTTTAATGGTTATTTTAACAAAAAAATCAAAATATCCATTATGGAAAATTAAGACATGTATTGAGATAGTTGTTCTAAGTTTTGGATATATTTTAGGAGGAACAATAGGTATTGGAACAGTTATATCTTCATTATGTGTTGGACCATTAATTCAATATTTTTTTAAGATAAATAGTCAGGATATAAAAAAATTAGAGCATCGAAGTATAATATCAGAATTTAAAATTTTAAAAAGAAAAGTATTAAAATAA
- a CDS encoding MATE family efflux transporter has product MFQKFKFEKSFIKMLMALAIPIILQSLITASLNLLDNIMVGKLGESEIAAVGLSNQFYMIFFYSVAGVGMGASIFMSQLWGKKDVKKIHEFLDLSLLISLGVSIFFAAIALIFPANIIHIFLNDPVVTSLGVSYLRIVSVSYILSSITLAYSMALRSTAQTKLPMYGSIVGILFNGLLNYIFIFGKFGAPKMGVAGAALGTTVSRTMELAFLLFMIYNYNNVIATKFHGLKELSIKKLKEFFKIASPVIFNDIMWILGISTYSIAYAKLGVNATATMQIAITVNNMFNIFGIGIGAASAIIIGNKIGAGLKEEAYSLSIKISQFGVFLGIIIGIIFYFISPLFVGVFKITPETAKNVITVLKIMAFFIPARFYAIIQVIGTLRGGGDVVYAITTEMIGIWIIGIPMAFAAIHFIPGLSITTLYFIICLEELVKCAITYPRVTSYKWIRSLV; this is encoded by the coding sequence ATGTTTCAAAAATTTAAATTCGAAAAAAGTTTTATCAAAATGTTAATGGCTTTAGCCATCCCTATTATCTTGCAAAGTTTAATTACAGCCTCTTTAAACCTTTTAGATAATATTATGGTTGGTAAATTGGGAGAAAGTGAGATCGCTGCAGTTGGTTTATCTAACCAATTTTATATGATTTTCTTTTATTCAGTAGCTGGAGTAGGAATGGGAGCTTCTATTTTTATGTCTCAACTTTGGGGTAAAAAAGATGTAAAAAAAATTCATGAATTTTTAGATCTTTCCCTTTTAATATCTCTTGGTGTTTCTATATTTTTTGCTGCTATTGCACTAATTTTTCCAGCAAATATAATTCATATTTTTTTAAATGACCCTGTTGTTACTTCCTTAGGAGTTAGTTATTTAAGGATTGTTTCTGTCAGTTATATCTTATCCTCTATAACATTGGCCTACTCTATGGCTCTTAGAAGTACTGCTCAAACTAAATTACCTATGTACGGAAGTATTGTTGGAATTCTTTTCAATGGACTTTTAAACTATATATTTATTTTTGGTAAATTTGGAGCACCTAAAATGGGAGTAGCTGGTGCAGCCTTGGGAACAACTGTTTCAAGAACTATGGAGCTTGCTTTTCTTTTATTTATGATTTATAACTATAATAATGTTATTGCTACAAAATTTCATGGACTAAAAGAACTCTCTATAAAAAAATTAAAAGAATTCTTTAAAATCGCATCTCCAGTTATCTTTAATGATATTATGTGGATTTTAGGAATTTCTACTTATTCTATTGCTTATGCTAAACTTGGAGTTAATGCCACTGCAACTATGCAGATTGCAATAACTGTTAATAACATGTTCAATATTTTTGGTATTGGTATTGGTGCAGCTTCAGCTATTATAATAGGAAATAAAATTGGTGCCGGATTAAAAGAAGAAGCTTATTCTCTATCTATTAAAATCTCGCAATTTGGAGTTTTTCTTGGGATTATTATAGGAATAATATTCTATTTTATTTCTCCACTTTTCGTTGGCGTATTCAAAATAACTCCAGAAACTGCTAAAAATGTAATTACAGTTTTAAAAATAATGGCATTCTTTATTCCTGCAAGATTTTATGCTATTATACAAGTAATAGGTACTTTAAGAGGTGGTGGAGATGTTGTTTACGCAATAACTACTGAGATGATTGGAATTTGGATTATTGGAATTCCAATGGCTTTTGCTGCTATTCACTTTATCCCTGGACTATCTATAACAACACTATACTTTATAATCTGTTTAGAGGAGCTTGTTAAATGTGCTATAACTTATCCTCGTGTTACGTCTTATAAATGGATTAGAAGTTTAGTTTAA
- the thiS gene encoding sulfur carrier protein ThiS: protein MNFKFNGELQKLNSKSTIKEFLHSLNLDTKGVIILLNDNILKKEELDISIEEGCSIEVLNFVCGG, encoded by the coding sequence TTGAATTTTAAATTTAATGGAGAGTTACAAAAACTTAATTCCAAAAGTACAATTAAAGAGTTTTTACATTCTTTAAATTTAGATACTAAGGGAGTTATTATTTTGCTTAATGATAACATTTTAAAGAAAGAAGAGTTAGATATATCTATTGAAGAGGGATGTTCTATTGAAGTTTTAAATTTTGTGTGTGGAGGTTAA
- a CDS encoding calcium/sodium antiporter — MLSLIILLIGVLFLVFGANFLVDGASVIAKRFNIPNIVIGLTIVAFGTSAPELVVNVISALNGKSAITLGNVIGSNVINVLVILGITSIIYPLTVARNTVRFEIPIALFASVLTYVLSKNGVLTRVDGFILLGFFLLFLMYNTYLTVTNREESELEVKNYTLPIAIGVTVLGFILLVFGGKFIVDSAVNLARNFGISERVISVTVVSLGTSLPELATSVVAAFKKNTDIAIGNVVGSNIFNTFFILGISAVITPIDVPNNAFIDLILNMVSSILLLAFVLRNYRLNRVHGLLFLSVYSTYLYSLFK; from the coding sequence ATGCTATCTTTAATTATTTTACTTATTGGAGTTTTATTTTTAGTCTTTGGAGCTAATTTTCTTGTTGATGGAGCATCAGTAATAGCAAAAAGATTTAATATTCCTAATATTGTCATCGGACTTACTATAGTAGCTTTTGGTACCTCTGCTCCTGAGCTTGTGGTAAATGTCATTTCTGCACTTAATGGCAAATCTGCTATTACTTTAGGAAATGTTATTGGAAGTAATGTTATAAATGTTCTTGTTATTTTAGGAATCACATCTATTATTTATCCTTTGACAGTAGCTAGAAATACAGTAAGATTTGAGATTCCTATAGCTCTTTTTGCATCAGTTTTAACATATGTCTTATCTAAGAATGGAGTTTTAACTCGAGTTGATGGCTTTATATTACTTGGTTTTTTCCTTTTATTCCTTATGTATAACACATATTTAACAGTTACAAATAGAGAAGAAAGTGAACTTGAAGTTAAAAATTATACTTTACCTATTGCTATCGGTGTTACTGTTCTTGGTTTCATTCTCCTTGTATTTGGAGGAAAATTTATTGTTGATTCTGCTGTTAATTTAGCAAGAAATTTTGGAATTTCTGAAAGAGTCATCTCAGTTACAGTCGTTTCTCTAGGAACATCTTTACCTGAACTGGCAACTTCAGTTGTTGCCGCTTTTAAGAAAAATACGGATATTGCAATTGGTAACGTTGTTGGTTCTAATATTTTTAATACATTCTTTATTCTGGGAATATCTGCTGTTATTACTCCGATAGATGTTCCTAATAACGCATTTATAGATTTAATTTTAAATATGGTTTCTTCTATACTTCTTTTAGCCTTTGTCTTAAGAAACTATAGATTAAATAGAGTTCATGGACTTTTATTTTTAAGTGTTTACTCTACATATTTATACTCTCTTTTTAAATAA
- a CDS encoding alpha/beta fold hydrolase, producing MYITLRKNKKLKLEILGDGEPIIFVHSYLWDKNMWNPQIKELSKKFKCICIDLWGHGESDFLDANDSFSLNDLAADIINIADKLNINTFNYIGLSVGAMLGTYLALNYNSRVKKLILMDGYSGSESSETLKQYLALLDSIEQLKFIPESLADIITPMFFTKNESLIKGNLYKNFKKDLMNKKEINIDTIVKLGRAIFKRENLLEKMTEIKSPVLFMVGEEDTPRPVNESFEMHTLVKNSKFVTIPNAGHISNLENPNFVNLQIFNFLAE from the coding sequence TTGTATATAACATTAAGAAAAAATAAAAAATTAAAATTAGAAATTTTAGGAGATGGAGAACCTATAATTTTTGTTCACTCTTATCTTTGGGATAAAAATATGTGGAATCCTCAAATTAAAGAATTATCTAAAAAATTTAAATGTATTTGTATTGATTTATGGGGACATGGTGAATCTGATTTTTTAGATGCTAATGATTCTTTTTCCCTTAATGATCTTGCAGCTGACATCATAAATATAGCAGATAAATTGAATATAAATACGTTTAATTATATTGGCTTATCAGTTGGAGCTATGCTGGGAACATATTTGGCTCTAAATTATAACTCTAGAGTTAAAAAACTGATTTTAATGGATGGATATTCTGGAAGTGAATCTAGTGAAACTTTAAAGCAATATTTAGCTTTATTAGATTCAATTGAACAATTAAAATTTATTCCTGAAAGTTTGGCAGATATAATTACACCTATGTTTTTTACTAAAAATGAATCTCTAATAAAAGGCAACCTTTATAAAAATTTTAAAAAAGATTTAATGAATAAAAAAGAAATCAATATTGATACTATTGTAAAATTAGGAAGAGCAATTTTTAAACGAGAAAATCTTTTAGAGAAAATGACGGAAATTAAATCTCCAGTTTTATTTATGGTTGGAGAAGAGGATACTCCTAGACCAGTTAATGAAAGTTTTGAGATGCATACTCTTGTTAAAAACTCCAAATTTGTAACTATTCCTAATGCTGGTCATATTTCTAATTTAGAAAATCCAAATTTTGTAAATCTCCAAATTTTTAATTTTTTAGCTGAATAG
- a CDS encoding flavin reductase family protein, whose amino-acid sequence MTKELFKGSVVLNPVPAVVITSQNKDGINNAFTVAWTGTICTNPPMLSISIRPERLSYEYIKESMEFTVNLPNTFQVRETDYCGVISGRDVDKIKHLGLTAKPGHHVNSPYLEEFPINIECKVKQIIPLGTHDLFLAEVVGSHINKNIIDEKGKIHFEWANLINYCHGEYFPMSKKPIGQFGFSVAKNPILVEKYQHIKSYLEYRDEKNNKKPRKKVKNKVKKKK is encoded by the coding sequence ATGACTAAAGAACTATTTAAAGGAAGTGTAGTTTTAAATCCAGTTCCAGCTGTAGTTATAACATCACAAAACAAAGATGGTATAAATAATGCGTTTACAGTAGCATGGACAGGGACTATTTGTACAAATCCTCCTATGCTTTCTATCTCAATTAGACCTGAAAGATTATCATATGAATATATTAAAGAATCCATGGAGTTCACAGTTAATCTACCAAATACTTTTCAAGTTAGAGAAACTGATTATTGCGGTGTTATTTCAGGAAGAGATGTAGATAAAATAAAACATCTTGGATTAACAGCTAAACCTGGACATCACGTTAACTCTCCATATTTAGAAGAATTTCCTATAAATATCGAGTGTAAAGTTAAGCAGATTATTCCATTAGGAACTCATGATTTATTTTTAGCAGAAGTTGTTGGGTCACATATCAATAAAAATATAATCGATGAAAAAGGAAAAATACATTTCGAATGGGCTAATCTAATCAACTATTGTCATGGAGAATATTTTCCAATGTCTAAAAAACCTATTGGGCAATTTGGGTTTTCAGTTGCTAAAAATCCGATATTAGTTGAAAAATATCAGCATATTAAATCTTACTTAGAATATAGAGATGAGAAAAATAATAAAAAACCTAGAAAAAAGGTTAAAAATAAAGTAAAAAAGAAAAAATAA
- a CDS encoding alpha/beta fold hydrolase — MVQIIHGMSEYSDRYLEFAVFLNINRYIVVLSDHRGHGQEALENKTLGMFSDSFDILVFDQVNISKAIKEQFPKLPIFILGHSMGSFIAQKHMKVYSKEQFNYIFMGSCYERKLMTFIGKALFKSISLLTDNPKKIFNKIIFLGANSKINDKNKNSSSWLSRDPKVVENFLKDPHCGFSYTPKFYYNFLDFLSKLYEENSFNFVNRNTPILIISGESDPIGLYGVGVKSLYHFYFNLGFKNISLKLYKNCRHEILNELNKHDVYKDILFWLNKKGRN; from the coding sequence ATAGTTCAAATTATACATGGTATGAGCGAGTATTCTGATCGATACCTTGAGTTTGCAGTTTTTTTAAATATAAATAGATATATTGTTGTTTTATCTGATCATAGAGGTCATGGTCAAGAAGCTTTAGAAAATAAAACTTTGGGAATGTTTAGTGATTCTTTTGACATTTTAGTTTTTGATCAAGTTAATATAAGTAAAGCTATAAAAGAGCAATTCCCAAAACTACCTATTTTTATTTTAGGCCATAGTATGGGATCTTTTATAGCACAAAAACATATGAAAGTATATTCTAAGGAACAATTCAATTATATTTTCATGGGGAGTTGTTACGAAAGAAAACTTATGACTTTTATTGGAAAAGCTCTTTTTAAATCAATATCTCTTTTAACAGATAATCCTAAAAAAATTTTTAATAAAATCATTTTTTTAGGAGCTAACTCAAAAATTAATGACAAAAATAAGAATAGTTCATCTTGGTTAAGTAGAGATCCTAAAGTCGTAGAAAATTTTTTAAAAGATCCTCATTGTGGGTTTAGTTATACTCCTAAATTTTATTATAATTTTTTAGATTTTTTATCTAAACTTTATGAAGAAAATAGCTTTAATTTCGTGAATAGAAATACTCCTATTTTAATTATCTCTGGAGAATCTGATCCTATTGGTCTTTATGGAGTTGGTGTAAAATCTCTTTATCATTTTTATTTTAACTTAGGTTTTAAAAACATTTCATTAAAACTTTACAAAAACTGTAGGCATGAAATTTTAAATGAATTAAATAAACATGATGTATATAAAGATATATTATTTTGGTTAAACAAAAAAGGAAGAAATTAA